In the Sebastes fasciatus isolate fSebFas1 chromosome 20, fSebFas1.pri, whole genome shotgun sequence genome, one interval contains:
- the vkorc1 gene encoding vitamin K epoxide reductase complex subunit 1, with protein sequence MALPKWERKARIFLCVFGLFLSVYALHVELSRERNPEYRAMCDLGESVSCSKVFTSRWGRGFGLVQFFAAKDSPLNQPNSVLGIIFYTLQMGLGLSLSKKAAMFLVFASWVSVAGSIYLASILAFVLGDFCMVCVSTYIVNFALLFTNLKRRRAIEGMKEKAG encoded by the exons ATGGCATTGCCGAAATGGGAGCGAAAAGCGCGCATATTTCTGTGCGTTTTcggtttgtttttgtctgtttatgCGCTTCACGTCGAGCTGTCCAGAGAAAGGAACCCAGAGTACAGGGCGATGTGCGACCTGGGGGAGTCTGTGAGCTGCTCCAAAGTTTTCACCTCCAG atGGGGACGTGGTTTTGGTTTGGTCCAGTTCTTTGCTGCCAAAGATAGCCCTCTGAACCAGCCCAACTCTGTGCTTGGCATCATATTTTACACTCTGCAGATGGGCCTGG gactgtctCTGTCCAAAAAAGCAGCCATGTTTTTGGTCTTCGCCTCCTGGGTATCAGTGGCCGGCTCCATCTATCTTGCATCTATTCTCGCCTTTGTTCTGGGGGATTTCTGCATGGTCTGCGTGTCAACATACATCGTCAACTTTGCGTTGCTCTTCACCAACCTGAAACGCAGGAGAGCAATTGAAGGAATGAAGGAAAAGGCTGGATAG
- the LOC141759025 gene encoding transmembrane protease serine 9-like, whose product MSAAHCFSSTSTSGWQVSLGRQNLQGKNPNEESRAVTKIILHPKYDSSTSDNDIALLRLSKPVKFTDYIRPVCLAASDSVFNNGTDSWVTGWGAVEEGVSLPFPETLQEVEVPVLGNRHCNCLNGVGTVTDNMICAGVLAGGKDSCQGDSGGPMVNQQGSVWVQSGIVSFGFGCARPNLPGVYSRVSSYQSWINSHISFDKPGFVQFTSSGLDADSSYTCPGLPPPVITTTTTGTAGPDTTTDPATETTGLLCGITPLNTRIVGGEDAPPGSWPWQVSLQKFGRHVCGGSLINREWVMSAAHCFSSTSTSRWQVSLGRQNLQGKNPNERSRTVAKIILHPKYDSSTSDNDIALLRLSKPVKFTDYIRPVCLAASDSVFNNGTDSWVTGWGAVEEGVSLPFPETLQEVEVPVLGNRHCNCLNGVGTVTDNMICAGVLAGGKDSCQGDSGGPMVNQHGSVWVQSGIVSFGFGCARPNLPGVYSRVSSYQSWINSLISSDKPGFVQFTSSGLDADSSYTCPGLPPPAITTTTTTIDPS is encoded by the exons ATGTCTGCTGCTCACTGCTTCTCCAG CACAAGTACGTCTGGATGGCAGGTTTCTCTCGGTCGTCAGAACCTGCAGGGCAAAAACCCAAACGAAGAGTCCAGAGCCGTTACCAAAATAATTTTGCATCCAAAATATGACAGTTCCACCAGCGACAACGACATTGCTCTGCTCAGACTCTCCAAACCAGTCAAATTCACAGACTACATCAGACCTGTGTGTCTGGCAGCCAGTGACAGTGTGTTCAACAACGGTACTGATAGCTGGGTCACTGGCTGGGGTGCAGTCGAGGAGGGAG TGTCATTACCGTTCCCTGAAACCCTTCAAGAAGTGGAGGTGCCAGTTCTGGGAAACAGACATTGTAACTGTCTCAATGGCGTCGGTACAGTCACAGACAACATGATCTGTGCTGGTGTTCTGGCAGGAGGCAAAGACTCATGTCAG GGTGACTCAGGAGGTCCAATGGTGAACCAGCAGGGCTCCGTCTGGGTCCAGTCTGGAattgttagttttggttttggctGTGCTCGGCCCAATCTGCCGGGAGTCTACTCCAGAGTGTCCAGTTACCAGTCCTGGATCAACTCCCACATCAGCTTTGATAAGCCAGGCTTTGTCCAGTTCACCTCCAGTGGGCTGGATGCTGACAGCAGCTACACCTGTCCTGGACTGCCACCTCctgttattactactactactactggtactgcaGGACCAGACACAACTACAGACCCAGCAACTGAAACCACAGGTCTAT TGTGTGGCATCACTCCCCTGAACACCAGGATAGTTGGAGGTGAAGACGCTCCACCAGGAAGTTGGCCCTGGCAGGTTAGTCTGCAGAAATTTGGCAGGCATGTTTGTGGTGGATCCCTCATCAACAGAGAGTGGGTGATGTCTGCTGCTCACTGCTTCTCCAG TACAAGTACGTCTAGATGGCAGGTTTCTCTCGGTCGTCAGAACCTGCAGGGCAAAAACCCAAACGAAAGGTCCAGAACTGTTGCCAAAATCATTTTGCATCCAAAATATGACAGTTCCACCAGCGACAACGACATTGCTCTGCTCAGACTCTCCAAACCAGTCAAATTCACAGACTACATCAGACCTGTGTGTCTGGCAGCCAGTGACAGTGTGTTCAACAACGGTACTGATAGCTGGGTCACTGGCTGGGGTGCAGTCGAGGAGGGAG TGTCATTACCGTTCCCTGAAACCCTTCAAGAAGTGGAGGTGCCAGTTCTGGGAAACAGACATTGTAACTGTCTCAATGGCGTCGGTACAGTCACAGACAACATGATCTGTGCTGGTGTTCTGGCCGGAGGCAAAGACTCATGTCAG GGTGACTCAGGAGGTCCCATGGTGAACCAGCATGGCTCCGTCTGGGTCCAGTCTGGAattgttagttttggttttggctGTGCTCGGCCCAATCTGCCGGGAGTCTACTCCAGAGTGTCCAGTTACCAGTCCTGGATCAATTCCCTCATCAGTTCTGATAAGCCAGGCTTTGTCCAGTTCACCTCCAGTGGGCTGGATGCTGACAGCAGCTACACCTGTCCTGGACTGCCACCtcctgctattactactactactactactattg ACCCCTCCTAA
- the mapk7 gene encoding mitogen-activated protein kinase 7 codes for MSTKEGGEGKNGQPVAMSPERMATDKSRENQNQSEVEATGGSADTSTTEKNLALLKAHSLDVKFDVGEEYDVIETIGTGAYGVVSSARRRDNGQQVAIKKISNAFEVVTNAKRTLRELKILKHFKHDNIIAIKDILQPNLPHSAFKSVYVVLDLMESDLHQIIHSSQTLTSEHTRYFLYQLLRGLTYVHSANVIHRDLKPSNLLVNENCELKIGDFGMARGLSAHPEESHSFMTEYVATRWYRAPELLLSLNHYSLAIDLWSVGCIFAEMLGRKQLFPGRHYVHQLTLILGVLGTPPEGLISTIRADRVRSYVQSLPSRSAVPLAKLYPQAEPEALDLLVAMLCFDPRERITVTQALEHPYLSKYHDPDDEPICVPAFDFEFDKLPMNRDQIKEAILMEIQDFHQNKQGCRQRLQFRPLARVNGRAAAQSSNQCNAQPSTVNLSKSTLVTLAQHPQAAQIQQQQMREVKSQQQQNHTPAEGNHTFTNQMQNFNKPTSLLEVAPPHVTHNLSLLSKSESGPVDVDMPSANSDSGQPETIDLTTPVSSQDTSSETMRDSEVTGSQAPLSQPTQSQSMTQAPTSIPATPAQTMTPLPTTVPSLCLSVAQAQSLSQSLSQSLSKNARPPPGAGEGTRKEGAISEDTKAALKAALLKSALRNKARGDGGNSALGVDAGAGGGVSSSLSSVPDLRRPVTAQERQREREEKRRKRQERARERERKIKEKERREGRQGDSLGGVLLSDDDKSLLQRWTKMMDSRNERSQTPNNDGGNSTDCNVNSHRGVAISDNTQGALNNNTGKEARKIQSHEQLLSQVKPNQPGMFQPPSNQQPALLFSMSQRKPPADLVVAVSGGMDIMGVAGGFVKNNTLKPHSESNGQSGFNCLGNWNGHQLETRPPQQPQPNRKPQPSSFLQPQLQPQSQNQPDPQAQSQLLPLESFLTKAPALTSRETNGNVDIGRQNNSHPNPSTASAGPMEKLCPSVGEKSGPQTTHPLFRALGVPSQPHPSLGFTDTGQQGPSIAPDIHTVTLQLSKSQVEDVLPPVFSVTPKGSGAGYGVGFDLDDLLNQSLTDLQHCDRDSYDSAPLSASLLSDWSEVHRMTPADLESLQQELQLGSPMILSDTIPPDA; via the exons ATGTCAActaaggagggaggagaaggaaaaaatggtcAGCCGGTGGCCATGTCACCTGAAAGAATGGCCACTGACAAAAGCAGAGAAAACCAGAACCAGAGTGAAGTCGAGGCAACAGGAGGCAGCGCAGACACCAgcacaacagaaaaaaacttgGCTCTGCTTAAAGCACACTCTCTGGACGTGAAGTTCGACGTCGGAGAGGAGTACGATGTTATAGAAACTATCGGCACAGGGGCCTACGGCGTCGTTTCATCTGCCAGGAGAAGAGACAATG GCCAGCAGGTGGCGATAAAGAAGATCTCCAATGCTTTTGAAGTGGTGACAAACGCTAAACGCACGCTACGAGAGCTGAAGATTCTCAAGCACTTCAAACATGACAACATCATCGCCATCAAAGACATCCTGCAGCCCAACCTTCCTCACTCTGCCTTCAAGTCTGt GTACGTGGTGCTGGACCTCATGGAGAGCGACTTGCACCAGATCATACACTCTTCCCAGACGCTCACCTCAGAGCACACACGCTACTTTCTGTACCAGCTCCTCCGTGGCCTCACGTATGTGCACTCTGCCAATGTGATCCACCGCGACCTCAAACCCTCCAACCTGCTGGTGAACGAGAACTGTGAGCTAAAAATTGGCGACTTCGGCATGGCGAGGGGTCTGAGTGCGCACCCTGAAGAGTCTCACTCCTTCATGACTGAATATGTGGCCACTCGATGGTACCGTGCTCCTGAACTCCTGCTGTCTCTCAATCACTACAGCTTGGCCATCGACTTGTGGTCTGTAGGCTGCATCTTTGCAGAGATGTTGGGACGTAAGCAGCTTTTTCCTGGGAGGCACTACGTCCACCAGCTCACGCTCATTTTGGGAGTGTTAGGCACTCCTCCTGAGGGGTTGATTAGTACTATTAGGGCGGACAGAGTGCGCTCCTATGTTCAGAGTCTCCCATCGCGGTCTGCTGTGCCTTTGGCCAAACTGTACCCACAAGCTGAACCAGAGGCTTTGGACCTGCTGGTTGCCATGTTGTGCTTTGACCCTCGCGAGAGAATCACTGTGACACAAGCGCTGGAGCATCCTTACCTGTCCAAGTACCACGACCCAGACGACGAGCCAATTTGCGTGCCAGCTTTTGACTTTGAATTCGACAAGCTTCCGATGAACAGGGATCAAATTAAAGAGGCGATCCTGATGGAGATCCAGGACTTCCATCAAAACAAACAGGGCTGCCGTCAAAGACTGCAGTTCAGGCCCTTGGCGAGGGTGAACGGTAGAGCCGCAGCACAAAGCAGCAACCAGTGTAACGCTCAGCCCTCGACTGTTAACCTGAGCAAATCAACACTGGTTACACTGGCACAACACCCACAAGCAGCACAGATACAGCAACAGCAAATGAGGGAAGTGAAatctcaacagcaacaaaatcaCACACCAGCAGAAGGGAACCACACGTTTACAAATCAGATGCAAAACTTTAACAAGCCTACGTCTCTTTTAGAAGTCGCCCCGCCTCATGTGACCCATAATTTGTCTCTGCTTTCAAAAAGCGAAAGTGGCCCAGTCGATGTAGACATGCCCAGTGCCAACTCAGACAGCGGTCAGCCAGAGACTATAGATTTAACAACGCCAGTGTCCAGTCAGGACACCTCATCAGAAACAATGAGAGACAGTGAGGTAACCGGAAGTCAGGCTCCTCTGAGTCAGCCCACCCAGAGCCAGTCCATGACCCAGGCTCCCACCTCTATTCCCGCAACACCAGCACAGACCATGACGCCCCTACCCACCACTGTGCCTtccctttgtctctctgtggcaCAAGCTCAGTCACTGTCTCAGTCCCTCTCACAGTCACTGTCCAAGAATGCCAGGCCTCCTCCAGGTGCCGGAGAGGGAACCAGAAAAGAAGGAGCTATTTCAGAGGACACTAAAGCTGCACTTAAAGCGGCCTTATTGAAATCAGCTCTCAGAAATAAAGCCAGGGGTG ACGGAGGTAACTCTGCGCTGGGCGTAGACGCCGGCGCAGGAGGAGGTGTATCGTCCTCCTTGTCTTCTGTTCCAGATCTGCGTCGGCCTGTCACAGCCCAGGAGCGTCAacgagaaagagaggagaaaagaaggaAGAGGCAGGAACgagcaagagagagggagaggaaaataaaggaaaaggaaagaagagagggAAGGCAAGGGGACTCGCTGGGCGGGGTTCTGCTGAGCGACGACGACAAAAGCCTTTTGCAACGTTGGACGAAGATGATGGACAGCCGCAATGAGAGATCTCAGACTCCTAATAACGACGGAGGAAATAGTACGGACTGTAATGTGAACTCGCACCGGGGCGTAGCTATCAGTGACAACACACAAGGAGCGCTGAACAATAACACAGGCAAGGAGGCGAGAAAGATTCAGTCTCACGAACAGTTGCTCTCTCAAGTTAAACCAAACCAGCCTGGCATGTTTCAGCCTCCCAGCAACCAACAACCAGCATTACTTTTCTCCATGAGCCAGAGGAAACCTCCAGCTGATTTAGTTGTTGCTGTAAGCGGAGGGATGGATATAATGGGCGTCGCTGGTGGCTTTGTTAAGAACAACACGCTCAAACCTCACAGCGAGAGCAACGGTCAAAGTGGTTTCAACTGTTTGGGGAATTGGAACGGGCATCAATTAGAGACAAGGCCACCGCAACAACCACAACCAAACAGGAAGCCGCAGCCGTCGAGCTTTCTTCAGCCCCAGCTCCAACCTCAAAGCCAAAACCAGCCTGACCCTCAAGCTCAGTCGCAGCTGCTTCCCCTGGAGAGTTTTTTGACTAAAGCTCCAGCATTAACCAGCAGAGAGACGAATGGGAACGTGGACATCGGACGCCAAAATAACTCCCACCCTAACCCCTCGACCGCAAGTGCTGGGCCAATGGAGAAGCTGTGTCCCTCTGTGGGAGAGAAATCTGGGCCGCAGACCACACACCCTCTCTTTAGGGCTTTAGGAGTCCCCTCACAGCCTCATCCCAGTTTAGGATTCACAGATACTGGACAGCAAGGACCCTCCATTGCCCCCGACATCCATACAGTAACACTGCAGCTCTCAAAGTCCCAG GTAGAGGACGTTCTACCTCCGGTGTTCTCGGTCACCCCTAAAGGCAGCGGGGCTGGGTACGGCGTGGGCTTTGACCTGGATGACCTTCTCAACCAGTCTCTCACAGACCTGCAACACTGTGACCGGGACAG TTACGACTCGGCCCCCCTCTCGGCCTCCCTGTTATCTGATTGGAGCGAGGTTCACCGCATGACTCCAGCTGATCTGGAGTCGCTGCAGCAGGAGTTGCAACTCGGCTCTCCCATGATCCTCTCCGATACCATTCCCCCTGACGCCTGA